The genomic interval CCTTCGCATCGAACCGGTCGCCGGGAACGGCGTCAAACTCCGGCAGGAAAACAACGCCGTCCACTTCCGGCGCTTCATACTGCGAACGGCCAATCAACCCTTCTTCACCCGGGCCGTCGATCATCACTTCGATAGTTTTTCCGATCTGCGCCGCACAACGCGCGGCGGAAACTTCACGCTGGGCTTCCATCAGCAGGGCACGGCGTTCGGCTTTAACCGCTTCCGGCACACCGTCATCCATTTTGGCCGACAGAGTTCCCGGCTCAGCGGAATAGGTGAACACTCCGGCGTGAGTAAAGCGCCCTTCTCTTACAAACGCCAGCAGTTCGCTGAAATCCTCTCCGGTCTCGCCGGGATGTCCGGTAATGAACGCGGTGCGGATGGCGCAACCCGGAATCACCTCGCGGATCAGATCGAGTTTTTCCAACGTCTGAGTCTTTGTGATCTGGCGGCCCATCGCGGTAAGCATACGATCCGAAATGTGCTGAAGCGGCATATCAATATACGGGCAAAACCGCGCATCGGAGGCCAGCACATCCAGCACCTCTCGCGTGAGGTGCTGCGGACAGACATACATCAGCCGGAACCAGATATCTGCCTCGATTTCGTCGCGCAGTCTGCACAGCAGCGACTTGAGATGCAGCTCGCCGTCCCAGTCCTTGCCGTACGCCGTCGTATCCTGCGCAATCAGATTAAGCTCCACCGCTCCGGCTTCAATCAGCGCACGGGCTTCCGCAATAATGTCATCCATTGGACGGCTGATCTGCTTTCCGCGGATTTTCGGAATGGAGCAGAACGTGCAGGGATTGGAACAGCCTTCAGAAATTTTCAAATAGGCTGTGTGTGGTGAACCCATCCGCAGACGCGGACGGATCAGAAAATCACTATACCCTTCCGGCTCGGATTTTTCGGCTGTTTCGCCCAGCAGTCCGGCGCAGATTTCCGGCAGACGGCTGTAGTCGTGAAACGAAACCCGCGCATCGGCGGCTTCCAGAAAACCTTCCAGCTCCGGACTGTCAGCGACTCGCTTAACCAGACATCCGACCGCCACCACGGCGCGCGGCCCCCCGCCGCCTTTGAGTCCGCGCAGTTCATGTAAAACGCCCGCCGCCTCTTCGCGGGCGTCCTGAATGAAGCCGCAGGTATTGACGAGACAGATATCAGCGTCCGCCGGTTCTTCGGCAATCAGCCAGCCGCTTTCCACAAAACGCCCGAGAATCAGCTCGGAGTCCACCGTATTTTTGGCGCAACCGAGACTGACCAGCGCAACGACAGGAGAACGGGAAGACAGTTTCTTCTTATTTTTCATATTTTTATTCCGGAAAAAAATCGCCCAGTTTTGAGCCGCGCACAGGTTTTGTTTTCCTCGATACAGATGGCGGCGTTTCACAGCGCAGCAGAAACTCGCGGCATGAAATTACCGATGCGCCGAAAACAGAAACCAGCCTTTGCTCAATCCAGTCCGACGTCACCACCAGAATCCGCGACGGGTCTTTTGCATCATGAACCATCTGCTCAATCAACCCATCCGCCGTGCGGTTAGACGGCGAAAAAAGCACTTCAAGGTTCGGCGCATCCAGAGCGACGTCGCGTCCGCCTTCCCGCCCGTCGAATACTACGGTGATTTTAGAAGCCATTCCCGCCGCCGTCTTTTCGATCCGGCGAACCAGCCGCTGGCGGGCGGTCTGCAAATCGTCCCGC from Kiritimatiellaceae bacterium carries:
- the rimO gene encoding 30S ribosomal protein S12 methylthiotransferase RimO, which encodes MKNKKKLSSRSPVVALVSLGCAKNTVDSELILGRFVESGWLIAEEPADADICLVNTCGFIQDAREEAAGVLHELRGLKGGGGPRAVVAVGCLVKRVADSPELEGFLEAADARVSFHDYSRLPEICAGLLGETAEKSEPEGYSDFLIRPRLRMGSPHTAYLKISEGCSNPCTFCSIPKIRGKQISRPMDDIIAEARALIEAGAVELNLIAQDTTAYGKDWDGELHLKSLLCRLRDEIEADIWFRLMYVCPQHLTREVLDVLASDARFCPYIDMPLQHISDRMLTAMGRQITKTQTLEKLDLIREVIPGCAIRTAFITGHPGETGEDFSELLAFVREGRFTHAGVFTYSAEPGTLSAKMDDGVPEAVKAERRALLMEAQREVSAARCAAQIGKTIEVMIDGPGEEGLIGRSQYEAPEVDGVVFLPEFDAVPGDRFDAKVSGAMDYDLVADPV